DNA sequence from the Buchnera aphidicola (Cinara kochiana kochiana) genome:
TAATAAATACAATTTTATTGTTAATAAAAAATAGTTTATTTTATAATTATAAATTATATTTTATTTATAATAATAAATGTTTAAAATTTGTGTATAAGTATATATTTTTATATACATAATTATGTTTAATACAAATAATTATTTTAACGAAGTAAGAGAAAATTTCTAGTAAATGAAATTTTAATATAGTTAAAACAATCAGAATTTATATAATAGTAAATTACTGTTATTATGGATAATATTAAAGTTTTATATATAAAGGTATAAATATATGAATTATAGCTTAAATGAAGATAAAACTGAAGCTGCAACTCCTCATAAAATTAAAAAATTTAAAAAAAACGGATATATACAATATTTATATGATTTAAATTCTTTTCTGATATTATCATTTTTTTTTTGTTTATTTTATTTAAATAAAAAATTTATTTTTTTACGTTTACTAAAATTATTTGTATTGAATTTAACATTTGATATAAAGTTTATTAATTATCCTCAATTATTTTTTGTATCTACATTACAACATACAAAAATTTTTATTTTATATTTTTTAATATTATTTTTAGGAATAGCATGTATATTAGTATTTTCACCTATTTTTTTTTATGGAGAAATAGTTAGAATAAGATTTTTAAAAATTAGCTTAAATTCTTTCAATATTATCAATAATTTTAAAAAAAAAAGTTTTTTTGATATAATAATTGATTTTTTATCTATTTCATCGAAAATAATAATAATTATTGCCGTTTCTTTTTTATTTATTCGGAATAATTATTTTAATATCAATAATTTTTATTTTAATTCATTATTAAATAATTTATTTTTTGGATTTTATTGGATGTATAGATATATATTATTAATGATGACAATTATAGGTATAATAGCTATTATTGATACTATTATAAAGTATTTAGAATATTTTAATAAACTTAAAATGACTGTTCAAGAAGTAAAAGATGAACAAAGAGAATTAGAGGGCAATCCATTAATAAAACAAAGAATTCAAATTTTAATACGAAACTCACTGCATAGATATCCTATATCTGAATTAATTAAATCCGATGTAATTATTTTTAATTCTATAAATTGCGCTGTAGCTATACATTATAATTCAATTACGATGTCTGCTCCTAAAGTACTCTTTAAAGGATTAGAAAAGTTATCCATTCATATCGTAAAATTTGCACAAAAAAATAATATTCCAATATTTATTTCTGATTCTATAGCAATTTATTTGTATAAAAATTCTTTTATTGGTAATCAGATTCCGATTAATTTACATTCATCAATTGCTAAAATTTTAGCGTGGGCTTGGAAAGTTAAACGTTGGAAAAAATATGGCGGTATATACCCAACGATGCCAATGATATTTTTTAATAAGTAATAAATTACTTTTAGGAGATCTATAATTGATGCAAAAATTATCTATTTTATTGAATTTTATTAATAAAATTAATAATATGAGTTTATATTCTTTATTCACTCCATCATTAATTTTAATGATTTTATGTATGCTTATTTTGCCTTTACCAACTTTTTTTTTAGATTTATTTTTTACGTTTAATATTGTTATTTCGATAATTATTTTGATTGTTTCTATGGTCGTTACTGACGTACTAAATTTTTCTTCTTTTCCAATAGTATCGTTGTTGTCAACATTATTGCGGTTATCTTTAAATGTTGCTTCTACACGTGTGATTTTGTTAAATGGACATACAGGATCATATTCTGCAGGACGTATTATTGAATCATTTGGTGTTTTTTTAATTGGTAAAAATTTTTTTATCGGAATTATTGTTTTCATTATTTTAGTAATTATAAATTTTATTGTTGTTACGAAAGGTTCTGGAAGAATTGCAGAAGTAGGAGCTAGATTTATTTTAGACGCTATGCCCGGAAAGCAGATGGCCATAGATGCTGATTTAAACGCTGGTATTATTTCTGAGCGAGAGGCAAAAGAAAGACGTATTAATGTGTATAAAGAAGCCGATTTTTATGGATCGATGGATGGAGCTAGCAAATTTATTCGCGGTGATGCCGTTGCCGGTATATTAATTATAATAGTAAATATTGTAGGTGGATTAGTTATAGGAATTACCCAGCATAATATGTCATTTTTGCAAGCAGCTAAAACATATAGTATCTTAACAATTGGAGATGGTTTAGCGGCTCAAATTCCTTCTTTAATTATATCAATAGCTTCTGGTATTATTTTAACGCGTGTTGGATCTGACAAAATTAATGTTAGTAAACAGATAATTAATCAAATTTTTGATAATTCTCAAGTTATATTTTTAAGTAGTGTTATATTTGGTATATTTAGTTTAATACCAGGAATGCCAAATTTTATTTTTTTATCTTTTACTATTAGTTTATTAATATTATCGTGGTATTTATATAATAAAAATTACATAAGTAAAAATTTTTCTAAAGTATCAAATGTAAAAAAAAATAAGTTATTAGGTTTTTCGTGGAATGATATTCAATTTGAACATTTGATTGCTTTAGAATTAAGCTCTATTTTTTTTCAATCTATTTATAAAGATAAATATAATTATTTGTTAAAAAAAATATATTTTTTAAGAAAAAATATTGCTAAAGATTTTGGTTTTCTAATTTCCGATATTTATTTAATTAATAATCGAAAATTAGAAGATGGACAGTATAAAATTTTAATTAAAGGGGCAGAAATTGGATGTGGATATGTTTTTTTAGATAAATTATTAGCTATAAATAATAGTAATAGTATAATTACTGTGCCAGGAATAAAAGTAAAAGAACCGGTATTTGATCTACCTGCTTTTTGGATTCATCCTGATAATAAAGAAAAAATTATTAAAAAAAAATTATTAATTGTAGAGCCTAATTCAGTAATTATTACGCATATTAATAATATTATTAGAAAAAATTTATATGAATTATTTGGTTTACAAGAAACTCAGCAGTTATTAGATCGTATTTCACAAACTTATCCGCGCCTAGTAGAGTATTTAATACCTAATATAATTTCAATAACTATGTTACATAGTATTTTACAAAATTTATTACGTGAAAATATTCCTATTAAAGATATTAGAACAATTTTGGAAACATTAATAAAACATGGTAGTGGCATAAAAAATAATGTTGAAAAACTTACAGATGTTACTCGAATTGCATTACGTAATTTTATTACACAAAAATTTTTTTTGAACGTTTATGAAATTTGTGTACTTGGATTAAGTGCAGATATAGAATGTATTTTATTAAAAATAATCAATAATAAGGATGGTCAATTAGAACCTGTATTTTCAGAAAATTTAATTAATAAAACTAAATTATTAGTTATTATGCAAAAAAAAAATAAATTTCCATTAGTATTAGTAGTTCATCCGCAATTACGTAGTTTATTAGCAAGATTATTCATGATAAGTATTCCAGAATTAATTGTTTTATCTTTTTCTGAAATTTCCGAAGACCGTACGATAAAAATTGTACATACTATCGGTAAATATAAAGATTAGATACGCATAATAAAAGTATGATTTTACATTTTATTAACCGTATTAATACCTAACAAATATAATCCTTTTTTAATTATTTTTGCTGTTAATATAGATAATTTTATCCGACTGATTTTGATGTGTGTTTCTTTTACGAATAAAATAGAACAATTTTCATAAAATTTTGAAAATTTTCCAGCAAGATCGTATAGATAATTACACATCAAATGAGGTGTTCCAAATTTTTCTAAATGTAATATAGTTTCTTCAAATTGCAAAATAGTTAATATTAAATTTCGTTCAAATTTTGTAAAAATTTTAATCGGATGAATATTTGTTTCGTAAGTTGAATTATTGTTATTAATAATTGATTGAATTCTTGTATATGCGTATTGTATATAAGGTGCTGTATTTCCATTTAATGACAACATTTGATCCCAGTCAAAAATATAATCAGATATTCGATTTTTTGATAAATCAAAATATTTTATAGCACCAATTCCTATACTATGAGCAATAGATGTTATTTCATTTTTAGTCATTTTTTGATGTTTATTTTTTATTATTTTTTTTGCTTTATCAATACTTTTGTTTAATAAATCTATTAATTTGATTGTTTTTCCATGACGTGTTTTAAAAGGTTTTTTATTTTTAGATAAAATCATTCCAAACGTATGATGCTCTAATAATGTATCATTAGGTACATATTTTGCTAATTTAGCTATTTCCCATACTTGAAGGAGATGTTGTTTTTGTCTATTATCGATATAATAAATAATTCGATTGGCTTTTAATGTATTACATCTATATTTTAAACACGCGATATCTGTTGTAGTATATAAAAATGCTCCATCTTTTTTTTGTATAATAACTCCCATGTTTTCACCTAAACGATTTTTAAATTTGTTGAGATGAACAATAACAGCACCGTTGTAATTAACGGCAATTTTTTTTTTTTTAAGATCAGAAATAATGTTTGGCAACATAGAATTATAAAAACTTTCTCCACGAATATCTTTATCAGTAAGAGTGATATTTAATTTTTTATATATTATGTTATTTTGTTGTATAGTATGATGAATTAATAAATTCCATATTTTTAAACAATTTTTATTATTATTTTGTAGTTTAACTACATTTTTTTTAGTTTTTTTAATAAAATATGGATCTTGTTGATATCTTAGATTTGCTTGTTTATAAATTTTTTCAATTTTATTAATAGAATAACATGTTGTTAATTGTAATTGTGTGATTAATATTCCAAATTGTATACCCCAATCACCAACATGGTTTTGTCTTATAACGGTATGCCCTAAAAATTCCATTAATCGAGCAGTTACATCTCCTAAAATAGTAGATCGTAAATGCCCTACATGCATATCCTTAGCTATATTAGGAGAAGAATAGTCAATAATAATTATTTTTGGATTTTTTGTAGATATATTAAAGTTTTTTGAATAATACATATTATTGATATATTTACATAACCAATTTGATTTTAAAGTAATATTAATAAATCCTTGTGGAGGAACTGATATTTTTTTAAATATATTATATTTTTTTAAATCGTTAGCAATATTAATTGCAAGTTGATATGAAGAATATGGTATTTTTGTTTTTAACTTAATAATTCCATTAATTTGATAGTCAATTTCGTTATTTTTGGTATTTTTTCGAATAATAGGATCAAAATTATCTGGAATATTATATTTTATGCAAATTTTTTTTATTTTATTTTTTAAGAATTCCTGAATATTCATAATTTTACCAATATTATTAATAATTAATGTGTGTTTTTAATATATATGTTAATTATTTATATAATGAAACACAAAAATATTTAATGATAATAATTATATAATAATTTTAAATTTTTTGTAAAAATATCTTTCTTAAAGAATAAAATATTTATTTTGAATATTTTTTTAAATTATCTATTTTATAAATTATTTATATGTTTAATTAATTTAATTTGATAAAATATACAATATATAATAATTAATATTAAATTTTATATAAATTATAAAAAATATGTTGACTTTTTTCAAAAAAAAGATAAGATAGATCTTGTAACAAAAATGTTCTTTAAAAAAATATTTCAGAAAATTTCTGTGGGCACATGAAGATTAAATGTTCAGATACAAATTATTCATTATTAATTTTAATGTAAAAAAAAATTAGTTTTGTAATAAAAGTTACACGTAAATGAAGAGTTTGATCATGGCTCAGATTGAACGCTGGCGGCAAGCCTAACACATGCAAGTCGAGCGGCAACGGGAAAATATTTATATTTTTGCCGGCGAGCGGCAAACGGGTGAGTAATATCTGGGGATCTGCCTGAATGAGGGGGATAACTGTTGGAAACGATAGCTAATACCGCATAATGTTGAAAAACTAAAGTAGGGGATCTCTATATTTATAAAAGAGACCTTACGCATTCAGATGAACCCAGACGAGATTAGCTTGATGGTAAGGTAATGGCTTACCATGGCGACGATCTCTAGCTGGTCTGAGAGGATGGCCAGCCACACTGGAACTGAGACACGGTCCAGACTCCTACGGGAGGCAGCAGTGGGGAATATTGCACAATGGGCGCAAGCCTGATGCAGCTATGCCGCGTGTATGAAGAAGGCCTTAGGGTTGTAAAGTACTTTCGTCAGGAAAGAAGGTAATAATGCTAATATCGTTATTAATTGACGTTACCTGAAAAAGAAGCACCGGCTAACTCCGTGCCAGCAGCCGCGGTAATACGGGGGGTGCAAGCGTTAATCAGAATTACTGGGCGTAAAGAGCTCGTAGGCGGTTATTTAAGTCAGATGTGAAATCCCTGGGCTCAACCTAGGAACTGCATTTGAAACTGAATGACTAGAGTTTCGTAGAGGGAGGTAGAATTCTAGGTGTAGCGGTGAAATGCGTAGATATCTGGAGGAATACCTGTGGCGAAAGCGACCTCCTGGACGAAAACTGACGCTGAGGTGCGAAAGCGTGGGGAGCAAACAGGATTAGATACCCTGGTAGTCCATGCTGTAAACGATGTCGACTTGGAGGTTGTTTCCTAAGAGGAATGGCTTCTGAAGCTAACGCATTAAGTCGACCGCCTGGGGAGTACGGTCGCAAGGCTAAAACTCAAATGAATTGACGGGGGCCCGCACAAGCGGTGGAGCATGTGGTTTAATTCGATGCAACGCGAAAAACCTTACCTGGTCTTGACATCCATAGAATTTTATAGAAATATAGAAGTGCCTTCGGGAATTATGAGACAGGTGCTGCATGGCTGTCGTCAGCTCGTGTTGTGAAATGTTGGGTTAAGTCCCGCAACGAGCGCAACCCTTATCTTTTGTTACCAGCGGTTCGGCCGGGGACTCAAGGGAGACTGCCGGTTATAAACCGGAGGAAGGTGGGGACGACGTCAAGTCATCATGGCCCTTACGACCAGGGCTACACACGTGCTACAATGGTACATACAAAGAGAAGCAGCTCTGCGAAGATAAGCAAACCTCATAAAGTGTATCGTAGTCCGGACTGGAGTCTGCAACTCGACTCCACGAAGTCGGAATCGCTAGTAATCGTGTATCAGAATGTCACGGTGAATACGTTCCCGGGCCTTGTACACACCGCCCGTCACACCATGGGAGTGAGTTGCAAAAGAAGCAGGTTGCCTAACCAAATTTTGGAGGGCGCTTACCACTTTGTGGTTCATAACTGGGGTGAAGTCGTAACAAGGTAACCGTAGGGGAACCTGCGGTTGGATCACCTCCTTAAAATATAAAGCATTTAATTGGATCGTGCCCACAGAAATTTTCTGATTTATTGTAGTAAACAGGCTTGTAGCTCAGCCGGTTAGAGCACACCCCTGATAAGGGTGAGGTCGGTGGTTCAAATCCACTCAGGCCTACCAACCAATATTATATTAATATCTTTTTGTTAATAAAATAGGGGGCTATAGCTCAGCTGGGAGAGCGCCTGCTTTGCACGCAGGAGGTCAGCGGTTCAATCCCGCTTAGCTCCAATATTAGTATTAATTAATAATAAATTAATTAATTAAATCACTATTATTTTATATTTTATTATTTTTATGATTAAATTAAATTTTTTAAAAATTTATATTTTTAAAATTAAAAAATATATTTTATAAATATTTGTATAATGAATATTTTAAAAAAATCTAGAAAAGTAGTTCTAGATATAGAAACTACTGGAATGAATAAATCTGGATGTTTATATTTAAATCATAAGATTATAGAAATCGGAATATTAGAAATTATTGACAGAAAATATACCGGAAAATATTTACATTATTATTTAAATCCAGATCGTGATATTGAAAAAGAAGCATATAAAATTCATGGAATTTCTAGAAATCAATTAATTAAAAAACCGCGATTTAAAGAAGTTTATTTAAATATTTTAAATTTTATAAAAAAATCAAAAATTGTAGTTCATAATTCTATTTTTGATATTAGTTTTTTAGATTATGAATTTAGTCAATTAAATTGCGGAATAAAAAAAATTCGAGAATTTTCTACAGTTATAGATACGTTAGTGATTGCCAGACAATTATTTCCGGGAAAAAAAAATAATTTAGATGCATTGTGTCGTAGATATAATATCATAAATACACGTAAAACTGTACATGGTGCATTGATAGATGCTAAGATATTAATGAAATTATATCTATACATGACAAGTAAACAAATCACAATATCGTTTACAGAAAAAAAAAAAAGCAGAATAACTCCTCCTGTAATGAATATTCATGCTGATAACCGAGTATTAAAAATTTTATTTGCATCTAAATCCGAAAATAAAAAACATGAAAAATATATGAAAATAATATTAAAAAACTATATTTAATTAATTGTAATTAATATTTATGATATATACTATAGTTTAGTTATTAATTTATAAAATAAAAGGTGCGGTAGTTCAGTCGGTTAGAATACCGGCCTGTCACGCCGGGGGTCGCGGGTTCGAATCCCGTCCGCACCGAAATTAATTATTTTGAAGTAATTTTTAAAAAATATTATTAAAAATAATTTTATATGAATATATTCGGACAAATATACTTATGAAGTGTAATGATATTCTTAATAATTCATCTTTGGATCATATTAAAAAAGAATTAATCAATAAAGAATTAAAAAAAAATATAGAATATTTAGAAAAAAAAAAATTAAAGGTATTAGATTTAAAAAATGATATTTTAAAACACTCCAAATTATACGCTGATAAATTATTAAAATTAGAAAAAAGATTACAAAAAAAAATTTATAATACATATAATTTTTTTCTTGAAAAATATTTCATATCAATATTACCTATCGTTGATAGTATTGATTCATCAGTTAATTTATTGGATTCTTTGCATCAAGATAATTCTAATGATATATATATATCTTTAAAGAATATACAAAAAAATTTTTTTTATTTATTTACACAATACAAAATATCAGTGATTGAATCAACTAATATTCCATTTAATCCAGATTTACATCAAGCTATATCAATTGATTTTTCTGGAAAATATAAAAATAATTTTATCTCTTGCATTATTCAAAAAGGATATTCAATAAATAATAGGTTATTAAGACCTGCGCTAGTATCAGTTTCTCAAATAAAATAGTAGTATTATGAGTACTGATATATTTAAGAGATTTTTATTTATGTTGATAAAAATTTTTCTTTTAAATAAAAATAAGGTAAAAATATTGAGTAATTTTAAAAAAAAAAAAAATATTAAAAAAAAAAAGTTTTTTTAAATAAAAAAGCGATTTATAATTTTTTTATCAAAAAAACTATTGTTGCTGGAATTATATTGCAAGGATGGGAAGTAAAATCGATTCGTTCAGGATTTGTGCAAATTACCAATGGATATGTGATTTTTGATGCAAATGAAGTATATTTAATCGGAGTAAATATTCAACCATTAGTTAATATTTCAAAATTTTATCTACATCAATCAGATCGCATTCGAAAATTATTATTAACAAAAAAAGAAATTGAAATTATTAATTTATATAACAAAAAAAAAGGATACACAATTATTCCTTTAAAATTATTTTGGAATAAATCTTGGTGTAAGATTAAAATTGGGATTGCTACAGGTAAATCCAATCAAGATAAACGATTAGATAAAAAAAATCGTTCTTGGAAAATTGAACAATCTACCATATACAAACGTATATCTTTAAATAAATAATATAATTAAAAATATTTTTAAATACAGGTTTTTATGAATAAAATAAATATTGATAATTATTGGATGAAAAAAGCATTAAATCAAGCTTATTATGGAGAGAAAAATGGCGAAATACCTATAGGATCTTTGCTAGTTAAAAACAACAAAATTATTAGTTCATCATGGAATTCTTGTATTTCTTTACTTGATATAAGCGCACATGCTGAAATATTAGTAATAAGAAAGGGTAGTAAAAAATTAAAAAATTATAGATTATATAATACTACATTATATGTTACACATGAACCCTGTTTTATGTGTTCTGCGGCGATTATATCTGCCAGAATAAACCGTATAGTCTACGGTTCTTATAGCTCTA
Encoded proteins:
- a CDS encoding EscU/YscU/HrcU family type III secretion system export apparatus switch protein — its product is MNYSLNEDKTEAATPHKIKKFKKNGYIQYLYDLNSFLILSFFFCLFYLNKKFIFLRLLKLFVLNLTFDIKFINYPQLFFVSTLQHTKIFILYFLILFLGIACILVFSPIFFYGEIVRIRFLKISLNSFNIINNFKKKSFFDIIIDFLSISSKIIIIIAVSFLFIRNNYFNINNFYFNSLLNNLFFGFYWMYRYILLMMTIIGIIAIIDTIIKYLEYFNKLKMTVQEVKDEQRELEGNPLIKQRIQILIRNSLHRYPISELIKSDVIIFNSINCAVAIHYNSITMSAPKVLFKGLEKLSIHIVKFAQKNNIPIFISDSIAIYLYKNSFIGNQIPINLHSSIAKILAWAWKVKRWKKYGGIYPTMPMIFFNK
- a CDS encoding flagellar biosynthesis protein FlhA, yielding MQKLSILLNFINKINNMSLYSLFTPSLILMILCMLILPLPTFFLDLFFTFNIVISIIILIVSMVVTDVLNFSSFPIVSLLSTLLRLSLNVASTRVILLNGHTGSYSAGRIIESFGVFLIGKNFFIGIIVFIILVIINFIVVTKGSGRIAEVGARFILDAMPGKQMAIDADLNAGIISEREAKERRINVYKEADFYGSMDGASKFIRGDAVAGILIIIVNIVGGLVIGITQHNMSFLQAAKTYSILTIGDGLAAQIPSLIISIASGIILTRVGSDKINVSKQIINQIFDNSQVIFLSSVIFGIFSLIPGMPNFIFLSFTISLLILSWYLYNKNYISKNFSKVSNVKKNKLLGFSWNDIQFEHLIALELSSIFFQSIYKDKYNYLLKKIYFLRKNIAKDFGFLISDIYLINNRKLEDGQYKILIKGAEIGCGYVFLDKLLAINNSNSIITVPGIKVKEPVFDLPAFWIHPDNKEKIIKKKLLIVEPNSVIITHINNIIRKNLYELFGLQETQQLLDRISQTYPRLVEYLIPNIISITMLHSILQNLLRENIPIKDIRTILETLIKHGSGIKNNVEKLTDVTRIALRNFITQKFFLNVYEICVLGLSADIECILLKIINNKDGQLEPVFSENLINKTKLLVIMQKKNKFPLVLVVHPQLRSLLARLFMISIPELIVLSFSEISEDRTIKIVHTIGKYKD
- the dnaQ gene encoding DNA polymerase III subunit epsilon, with the protein product MNILKKSRKVVLDIETTGMNKSGCLYLNHKIIEIGILEIIDRKYTGKYLHYYLNPDRDIEKEAYKIHGISRNQLIKKPRFKEVYLNILNFIKKSKIVVHNSIFDISFLDYEFSQLNCGIKKIREFSTVIDTLVIARQLFPGKKNNLDALCRRYNIINTRKTVHGALIDAKILMKLYLYMTSKQITISFTEKKKSRITPPVMNIHADNRVLKILFASKSENKKHEKYMKIILKNYI
- the argS gene encoding arginine--tRNA ligase translates to MNIQEFLKNKIKKICIKYNIPDNFDPIIRKNTKNNEIDYQINGIIKLKTKIPYSSYQLAINIANDLKKYNIFKKISVPPQGFINITLKSNWLCKYINNMYYSKNFNISTKNPKIIIIDYSSPNIAKDMHVGHLRSTILGDVTARLMEFLGHTVIRQNHVGDWGIQFGILITQLQLTTCYSINKIEKIYKQANLRYQQDPYFIKKTKKNVVKLQNNNKNCLKIWNLLIHHTIQQNNIIYKKLNITLTDKDIRGESFYNSMLPNIISDLKKKKIAVNYNGAVIVHLNKFKNRLGENMGVIIQKKDGAFLYTTTDIACLKYRCNTLKANRIIYYIDNRQKQHLLQVWEIAKLAKYVPNDTLLEHHTFGMILSKNKKPFKTRHGKTIKLIDLLNKSIDKAKKIIKNKHQKMTKNEITSIAHSIGIGAIKYFDLSKNRISDYIFDWDQMLSLNGNTAPYIQYAYTRIQSIINNNNSTYETNIHPIKIFTKFERNLILTILQFEETILHLEKFGTPHLMCNYLYDLAGKFSKFYENCSILFVKETHIKISRIKLSILTAKIIKKGLYLLGINTVNKM
- a CDS encoding nucleotide exchange factor GrpE; translated protein: MKCNDILNNSSLDHIKKELINKELKKNIEYLEKKKLKVLDLKNDILKHSKLYADKLLKLEKRLQKKIYNTYNFFLEKYFISILPIVDSIDSSVNLLDSLHQDNSNDIYISLKNIQKNFFYLFTQYKISVIESTNIPFNPDLHQAISIDFSGKYKNNFISCIIQKGYSINNRLLRPALVSVSQIK
- the tadA gene encoding tRNA adenosine(34) deaminase TadA, which encodes MNKINIDNYWMKKALNQAYYGEKNGEIPIGSLLVKNNKIISSSWNSCISLLDISAHAEILVIRKGSKKLKNYRLYNTTLYVTHEPCFMCSAAIISARINRIVYGSYSSKKYNFSYFMNLLYIHKIKHHLKDITSGILFHECSGILKEFFKKKR
- the smpB gene encoding SsrA-binding protein SmpB, with the protein product MKKTIVAGIILQGWEVKSIRSGFVQITNGYVIFDANEVYLIGVNIQPLVNISKFYLHQSDRIRKLLLTKKEIEIINLYNKKKGYTIIPLKLFWNKSWCKIKIGIATGKSNQDKRLDKKNRSWKIEQSTIYKRISLNK